One region of Solanum pennellii chromosome 6, SPENNV200 genomic DNA includes:
- the LOC107022134 gene encoding uncharacterized protein LOC107022134, with product MLPYALLGYRTTVRTSIGATPYLLVYGTKAVVPDEVEIPSLRIIQEVELSNAKWVSKRIDKLTLIDENRMVVVCHGQFYRQRMVISFHKRVRARIFEIGQLVLKRIFPHQDEYKGKFAPNWQGAYMIRKVLSGGPLVLSVMDGTA from the coding sequence atgTTGCCATATGCTTTGTTGGGTTACAGAACAACCGTCAGAACATCGATTGGAGCTACTCCATATTTATTAGTATATGGAACAAAAGCAGTTGTACCTGATGAAGTTGAGATACCATCCTTGAGAATTATCCAAGAAGTTGAGTTGAGTAATGCTAAGTGGGTGAGCAAACGGATTGATAAGTTAACCTTGATTGATGAAAATAGAATGGTCGTTGTCTGTCATGGTCAGTTTTATCGACAGAGAATGGTTATTTCTTTCCACAAGAGAGTTAGAGccagaatttttgaaattggtcAGTTGGTGCTTAAGcgcatttttcctcatcaagatgaGTACAAAGGGAAATTTGCACCGAATTGGCAAGGGGCTTACATGATTCGCAAGGTATTATCTGGAGGTCCTTTGGTCCTATCGGTGATGGATGGCACTGCATGA